From the genome of Spinacia oleracea cultivar Varoflay chromosome 2, BTI_SOV_V1, whole genome shotgun sequence, one region includes:
- the LOC110796124 gene encoding umecyanin-like, with protein sequence MAAKYIVVLVAITTLMLRNHNVGATELIVGDDAAWNVPGSPETYSTWASKHTFSVGDVLVFNFVNGSHTVALVNKNAFETCNTSNVNSAIMSQSPVRVPLQKTGQLHFICTVDDHCLSGLKLSINVTDKSPLSPASSSTPPANSSPTNIPSFAFVASSSLMLFFVNL encoded by the exons atGGCTGCAAAATATATAGTGGTGTTAGTAGCAATTACAACACTAATGTTGAGGAATCACAATGTAGGTGCAACAGAATTGATCGTAGGAGACGATGCGGCGTGGAACGTTCCCGGCTCACCGGAAACTTACTCTACTTGGGCTTCCAAACACACATTTTCCGTTGGTGATGTTCTAG TGTTCAACTTTGTGAATGGATCTCACACGGTGGCTTTGGTGAACAAGAATGCATTTGAGACGTGCAACACAAGTAACGTAAACTCGGCCATAATGTCTCAAAGTCCTGTACGAGTTCCTCTTCAGAAAACCGGCCAGCTTCACTTCATCTGCACCGTTGATGACCATTGTTTGTCCGGCTTAAAATTATCCATCAATGTCACCGACAAGTCGCCGTTGTCACCAGCTTCGTCGTCAACTCCGCCGGCGAATTCATCACCAACGAATATCCCTTCTTTTGCCTTTGTTGCCTCATCTTCTCTCATGCTTTTTTTTGTGAACTTGTGA
- the LOC110796123 gene encoding mavicyanin-like: MMKMRIVLVLVLLLVFHCADATTFTVGDALNWVDPPTPMTYSVWASSNVFVIHDVLVFNFNNGSHNVAEVTKRAYKKCNTSSLISLNHHSPASITLNRRGIRYFISTLHNDCQNGQKLAINVLQNLPPSPTPTPPPEIAPELNNPALPPGVATPTNTVVTTPPPLTSSARPSYVGPNVFCLTLVVTLSLGLLCQFVIA, encoded by the exons atgaTGAAAATGAGAATAGTTTTAGTGCTAGTATTATTATTGGTATTTCATTGCGCAGATGCAACAACATTTACAGTTGGAGATGCATTGAATTGGGTGGATCCTCCTACTCCAATGACTTATTCTGTTTGGGCTTCGTCCAATGTCTTTGTCATACATGATGTTTTAG TATTCAATTTCAACAATGGAAGCCACAACGTAGCAGAAGTAACAAAAAGAGCTTACAAGAAGTGCAACACAAGTTCCCTAATCTCCCTTAATCACCATTCCCCAGCAAGTATTACCCTAAACAGAAGGGGTATAAGATACTTCATTTCCACCCTCCACAATGATTGTCAAAATGGTCAAAAATTAGCCATAAACGTTCTACAAAACTTGCCACCGTCGCCTACGCCTACACCGCCACCGGAAATCGCCCCGGAATTAAATAATCCTGCTCTTCCTCCTGGTGTTGCTACTCCAACTAATACTGTTGTTACAACTCCTCCGCCTTTAACAAGTTCAGCTCGGCCTTCATACGTTGGTCCTAATGTTTTTTGTCTAACTTTAGTGGTAACCCTTAGTTTGGGGTTACTTTGTCAATTTGTAATTGCTTAG
- the LOC110796110 gene encoding cucumber peeling cupredoxin, translating to MAGKGSCFLMAVIVIAGLSGMCSAQSTSHIVGGTTGWAIPSSPSFYSTWANGQTFSVGDTLVFNFPTNAHTVAEVSRANFNGCNGASPIGALRTTGPANVTLTTAGTHYYICTVGTHCTNGQRLSVTVTGPSGGASPAASPTTSPSGTAPAQSPGTSADTPSGSPTVPAASTPTADSPAGSSPSANFATSTGVTMFSLVSVAAAALMF from the exons ATGGCAGGAAAGGGATCATGTTTTTTAATGGCAGTTATTGTAATTGCTGGATTATCAGGGATGTGTTCAGCTCAAAGTACATCTCACATTGTTGGTGGTACTACTGGTTGGGCTATCCCTTCTTCTCCTTCTTTTTACTCTACTTGGGCTAATGGTCAAACCTTCTCCGTCGGTGACACTCTTG TGTTCAATTTCCCAACTAATGCCCACACAGTAGCCGAAGTGAGCAGAGCAAACTTCAACGGATGCAATGGAGCCAGCCCTATTGGCGCTCTCCGTACCACCGGACCCGCTAACGTTACCCTCACCACCGCCGGAACTCACTACTACATCTGTACCGTCGGCACCCACTGCACCAACGGACAGAGGCTCTCCGTCACCGTCACTGGTCCTTCCGGTGGAGCCTCACCCGCCGCTTCTCCCACCACATCACCCTCTGGTACCGCCCCCGCTCAAAGCCCCGGTACCTCCGCTGACACCCCTTCTGGAAGCCCCACCGTCCCTGCCGCCTCTACCCCAACCGCTGATAGTCCTGCCGGTTCATCCCCATCTGCCAACTTCGCCACTTCCACCGGTGTTACCATGTTCTCCTTGGTTTCTGTTGCTGCCGCGGCTTTGATGTTCTAG